A stretch of Deltaproteobacteria bacterium DNA encodes these proteins:
- the ybeY gene encoding rRNA maturation RNase YbeY: MSVRVAGPPRGAPRFDQRLFARRARKVLAALALPRAELSLALVSDDAIAQLNEAHRGKRGPTDVLSYSLLEGAHAARRGELLGDVVIAVGVAARQAREIGHSLNEELLRLLIHGVLHLLGYDHEIARDAKRMQAKERALRKAVA, from the coding sequence ATGAGCGTGCGCGTCGCGGGCCCGCCGCGCGGCGCGCCGCGCTTCGACCAGCGCCTGTTCGCACGCCGCGCGCGCAAAGTGCTCGCCGCGCTCGCGCTGCCGCGAGCGGAGCTCTCGCTCGCGCTGGTGAGCGACGACGCGATCGCGCAGCTGAACGAGGCGCACCGCGGGAAGCGCGGCCCGACCGACGTGCTCTCCTACTCGCTGCTCGAAGGCGCGCATGCGGCGCGGCGCGGCGAGCTGTTAGGGGACGTGGTGATCGCGGTCGGCGTCGCCGCGCGGCAAGCGCGCGAGATCGGGCACTCACTGAACGAGGAGCTGCTGCGCCTGCTGATTCACGGCGTGCTGCACCTGCTCGGCTACGACCACGAGATCGCGCGCGACGCGAAGCGCATGCAGGCGAAAGAGCGCG